In Gracilimonas sp., a single window of DNA contains:
- a CDS encoding acyl-CoA carboxylase subunit beta, which produces MSNTSESATKNWLHSLIEEFGEIEGEIKLGGGQKRIDKEHGKGKLTARERIDRLTDKDSRFYELGLWAGYEMYEEQGGCPSGGVITGIGEVSGRKCMIVANDATVKAGAWFPITAKKNLRAQEIAIENHIPLIYLVDSAGVFLPMQDEIFPDKDHFGRMFRNNAVISAKGIPQIAAIMGSCVAGGAYLPIMSDEALIVDGTGSVFLAGSYLVKAAIGEEVDNETLGGATTHTEISGVTDYKMEDDEECLSTIRDLIDKLGPFDMAGFNRKEPKEPKRPASDVFEILPEARTSPYDMNELLECIVDEDSFTEFKKGYGQTLITGYARIDGWSVGIVANQRTVSRTKKGEMQIGGVIYSDSADKAARFIMNCNQKKIPLIFFQDVTGFMIGKRSEHGGIIKDGAKMVNAMSNSTVPKITIVVGNSYGAGNYAMCGRAYDPRFMYAWPTAKIAVMSGASASKTLMQIQVAALKKKGKEVSEEEQEKIMKEISDRYDTQTDVRYAASRLWVDGIINPLETRERISKAIDCANLNPEIEEFKTGVIQT; this is translated from the coding sequence ATGAGTAACACATCCGAAAGCGCTACCAAGAATTGGTTACACAGCCTGATTGAAGAATTTGGTGAAATAGAAGGTGAAATTAAATTGGGAGGCGGACAAAAACGCATCGACAAGGAGCATGGAAAAGGTAAGCTTACTGCGCGGGAACGTATTGATCGGCTTACCGATAAAGATTCCCGTTTTTACGAATTGGGTCTTTGGGCCGGTTATGAAATGTATGAGGAGCAGGGGGGATGCCCTTCCGGTGGAGTGATTACGGGTATCGGAGAAGTAAGCGGCCGAAAGTGCATGATTGTGGCAAATGATGCCACCGTGAAGGCAGGCGCATGGTTCCCAATTACCGCCAAAAAGAATTTAAGGGCTCAGGAAATTGCCATTGAAAATCATATCCCGCTCATTTATTTGGTTGATTCCGCCGGTGTTTTCTTGCCTATGCAGGATGAGATTTTCCCCGACAAGGACCACTTTGGGCGCATGTTCAGAAATAATGCAGTTATTTCGGCCAAAGGGATCCCGCAAATTGCAGCCATCATGGGGAGCTGTGTGGCCGGCGGGGCCTATCTTCCGATTATGAGTGATGAAGCCCTGATTGTGGATGGAACCGGAAGCGTATTTTTGGCGGGAAGTTACCTGGTTAAAGCCGCCATAGGAGAGGAAGTTGATAATGAGACTTTGGGCGGCGCCACCACACACACTGAAATATCCGGTGTTACCGATTATAAAATGGAAGACGACGAAGAATGCCTTTCAACCATTCGGGATTTGATAGATAAATTAGGTCCGTTTGATATGGCCGGATTCAATCGAAAAGAACCTAAAGAGCCCAAACGACCTGCCAGTGATGTTTTTGAGATCCTTCCGGAAGCACGCACGAGCCCTTATGATATGAATGAATTACTGGAGTGCATTGTGGATGAGGATAGTTTTACCGAATTCAAAAAAGGATACGGGCAAACGCTTATCACCGGTTATGCTCGAATTGACGGATGGAGTGTAGGTATTGTAGCAAATCAACGCACGGTTAGCAGAACCAAGAAAGGTGAGATGCAGATTGGAGGCGTAATTTATTCTGACAGTGCTGACAAGGCGGCTCGTTTTATTATGAACTGTAATCAAAAGAAAATCCCGCTGATTTTTTTCCAGGATGTAACCGGGTTTATGATTGGTAAAAGAAGTGAGCATGGGGGCATTATCAAAGACGGAGCCAAAATGGTGAATGCCATGAGTAACAGTACGGTTCCCAAAATCACTATCGTAGTAGGCAACAGCTACGGTGCCGGAAATTATGCCATGTGCGGCCGTGCTTACGACCCGCGATTTATGTATGCCTGGCCTACCGCAAAAATAGCGGTAATGAGCGGAGCTTCAGCCTCAAAGACGTTGATGCAAATTCAGGTGGCCGCACTGAAGAAAAAAGGAAAAGAAGTGAGTGAAGAGGAGCAGGAGAAAATTATGAAAGAAATAAGCGATCGGTATGATACGCAAACGGATGTTCGATACGCAGCTTCTCGCCTGTGGGTGGATGGAATCATAAATCCCCTGGAAACCCGGGAACGGATTTCCAAAGCCATCGATTGTGCAAATCTTAATCCTGAAATAGAAGAGTTTAAAACAGGGGTTATTCAGACCTGA
- a CDS encoding trypsin-like peptidase domain-containing protein — MNRKDLILTGILLVMIGITAGTLIALYTINEELAPLSEVRTTEITRSGEPFISDEALEGADARFLFKKIAEEVTPTVVYIEAIVPIEGAIPNDENHEFEEEDEDGESIWDRLMPRRARTVGSGVLITSDGYILTNNHVIDGAVEKGLTVVLSDKREYRAKVVGFDSSTDLAVIKINGTNFPNATIGDSETLDVGEWVLAIGNPFRLRSTVTAGIVSALSRDVQIINDQMRIESFIQTDAAINKGNSGGALVNTSGQLIGINTAIASQTGAYQGYGFAVPSNLAIKVAEDLIEHGQVQRALLGVTIAGVDYDRAVEKGMETVRGVEILNVVQDGAASESGIRPGDVVLQVNGVEVNEANQLQQQVAVLRPGETVNLSILREGKIIQKNVALKLLERETIPEITSNEEPIIPDEIPEGNNEGAMYRDFELGFRVMALATPKDPEKFDLYVDRVYQGTEAWNRGLRADQQILKIEEEKVEDLTGLEELMHRNLNDKGSVMLEIINEDGARGFIQLKKK, encoded by the coding sequence ATGAACAGGAAAGATTTAATACTCACAGGTATTTTGTTGGTCATGATCGGTATTACTGCTGGTACCCTGATAGCACTTTATACTATAAACGAAGAATTAGCACCTTTATCAGAGGTTCGGACTACTGAAATAACACGCAGCGGTGAACCTTTCATCAGTGATGAAGCTCTCGAGGGTGCCGATGCCCGTTTCTTGTTCAAAAAAATTGCGGAAGAAGTCACGCCAACCGTGGTTTATATTGAAGCGATTGTCCCGATCGAAGGTGCAATTCCTAATGATGAGAATCACGAGTTTGAAGAAGAGGATGAAGATGGAGAAAGCATTTGGGATCGCCTTATGCCCCGCAGAGCACGAACAGTAGGCTCAGGTGTTTTGATAACTTCAGACGGTTATATTTTAACCAATAATCATGTGATAGATGGTGCGGTAGAAAAAGGATTAACGGTAGTGCTAAGTGACAAAAGAGAGTATCGGGCTAAAGTTGTAGGGTTTGATTCCAGCACGGATCTTGCCGTCATAAAAATTAATGGAACTAATTTTCCGAATGCTACCATAGGAGATTCGGAAACACTGGATGTGGGCGAATGGGTATTGGCAATTGGTAATCCATTTAGGTTAAGATCCACAGTAACAGCCGGTATTGTAAGTGCTTTGAGCCGGGATGTTCAGATTATTAATGATCAGATGCGCATTGAGAGTTTTATACAAACGGATGCGGCTATTAATAAGGGGAACAGTGGTGGAGCTTTGGTAAACACCAGTGGTCAGCTTATTGGAATAAACACCGCTATTGCTTCACAAACAGGGGCTTACCAGGGCTATGGATTTGCTGTCCCGAGTAATCTTGCCATTAAAGTAGCAGAAGACTTAATTGAACATGGACAAGTTCAACGGGCTTTGCTGGGTGTAACAATCGCAGGGGTTGACTATGACAGAGCTGTTGAAAAAGGGATGGAAACAGTTCGAGGAGTCGAGATTTTGAATGTAGTGCAGGATGGAGCGGCTTCGGAATCAGGTATCCGGCCAGGTGATGTAGTGCTTCAGGTTAATGGGGTAGAAGTAAATGAAGCAAACCAATTGCAACAGCAGGTAGCGGTTTTGCGCCCCGGAGAAACAGTAAATCTAAGTATTTTACGTGAGGGGAAAATTATCCAGAAGAATGTTGCACTTAAATTGTTAGAGCGCGAAACCATTCCCGAAATCACTTCAAATGAAGAACCCATCATTCCGGATGAAATACCTGAAGGAAATAATGAAGGGGCAATGTACAGAGATTTTGAGTTGGGTTTTAGAGTTATGGCTTTGGCCACTCCGAAAGACCCGGAAAAATTTGATTTATATGTTGACCGGGTTTATCAAGGTACAGAAGCCTGGAACCGGGGATTGAGAGCAGATCAACAAATTTTAAAAATAGAGGAAGAAAAGGTTGAAGATCTCACAGGTTTAGAAGAACTTATGCACCGCAATTTGAATGATAAAGGTTCGGTGATGCTCGAGATTATAAACGAGGATGGCGCTCGGGGTTTTATCCAGCTAAAAAAGAAGTAA
- the recO gene encoding DNA repair protein RecO — MIVHTQAIILRVIDYQESSKILTVLSAEHGKIALIAKGAKRPKNKLTGILEIGAVLDVVYYYKQSRGVQTLTEASIHYSTNCFREDFERAAVLYATLELLSQLLHEHEVNKPIFDFALNFITWLGEAAETYPSIFPYVQLRLAEITGIGLVSALTEIPDNAYLNISSGNISEQSEDDLSYKLTQAQTRFLIMAMSGKSKNIFKTGLENGELKQLVHHLDVYFKYHIDGYQERRSDSIFEQMIR; from the coding sequence ATGATTGTACACACGCAAGCCATTATATTACGGGTTATCGATTATCAGGAATCGAGTAAAATTCTGACGGTTCTTTCCGCCGAACACGGTAAGATTGCGCTTATTGCCAAAGGGGCAAAAAGGCCAAAAAACAAACTCACAGGTATTTTAGAAATAGGAGCGGTATTGGATGTAGTATATTATTACAAGCAGTCAAGAGGAGTGCAAACCCTAACCGAAGCTTCAATTCATTATTCCACTAACTGCTTTCGGGAAGACTTTGAGAGGGCAGCTGTATTATATGCAACATTGGAACTGTTGAGTCAACTCTTACATGAACATGAAGTGAATAAACCGATTTTTGACTTCGCGCTTAATTTTATAACATGGCTGGGAGAGGCGGCGGAAACTTACCCGTCGATTTTTCCGTATGTTCAATTGCGTCTCGCTGAAATTACAGGGATTGGACTTGTCAGTGCGCTCACCGAAATTCCGGATAATGCATATTTAAATATCTCAAGCGGAAATATTTCGGAACAATCCGAGGATGATTTGTCCTATAAACTAACTCAGGCACAGACACGTTTTTTAATTATGGCTATGTCAGGCAAAAGTAAAAATATATTTAAAACAGGATTAGAGAATGGAGAGCTCAAACAACTTGTTCACCATTTAGATGTATATTTTAAGTACCATATTGATGGCTATCAGGAAAGAAGATCGGATTCCATTTTTGAACAGATGATAAGGTGA
- a CDS encoding amidohydrolase family protein, with translation MRKQLLLLALLFVGLSFQGIFAQSTPAHALKNVTIHNADGSTIESATIVWRDGVIEAIGTNANIPFDAFEIDGGDSLHVYPGFIDGFSIWGSPDLPRSQDLPRLDEPGNPPFDRAGVQPERKPSELLKDDKNFEAGMKAGFTTAALYPNGYMLPGQVEAFYLSANHSDVDLIKESIGLAGSFDTAPGGWGSGAYPSTLMGVMAKFRQVMFDAIALQQHINYYKQNPEMPAPDRSNVLEAMFPLVNNSAPLFFEVDSKEHIERLFKLQDEFGFDAVIVSGKEAYAKAEELKQRNIPVLAGIDFTDAPKWYEEEKKEEDPDEKEEEVSEEEEEEISEEEQAYREKRLEAWKAEVTNIKKLMDAGVSVGYASAGLELKDLSKKLKILLDEGGLSENDVVSLMTINTSNILGLNRTHGSLERGKNASFSVFDKAMSEDKAKVLHSISNGIIHEFNGN, from the coding sequence ATGAGAAAACAATTACTATTGTTGGCGCTGTTGTTTGTGGGGTTAAGTTTTCAGGGTATTTTCGCCCAATCTACTCCCGCACACGCGCTAAAGAACGTAACCATTCATAATGCCGATGGCTCCACGATCGAGTCAGCCACCATTGTGTGGCGCGACGGCGTGATTGAAGCCATTGGAACCAATGCAAACATCCCATTCGATGCCTTTGAGATTGACGGGGGCGACAGCCTTCACGTTTATCCGGGCTTTATCGATGGATTTTCAATCTGGGGAAGTCCTGACCTGCCTCGGTCACAAGATTTACCTCGCTTGGATGAGCCGGGGAATCCGCCGTTTGACCGTGCCGGGGTTCAGCCAGAACGAAAACCATCTGAGCTTTTAAAGGATGACAAGAACTTTGAAGCGGGAATGAAAGCAGGCTTCACAACTGCGGCATTATATCCAAACGGATATATGTTACCTGGACAAGTGGAGGCATTTTACTTATCTGCCAATCATTCTGATGTTGACCTTATAAAAGAAAGCATAGGGTTGGCCGGATCATTTGACACGGCACCCGGAGGATGGGGTAGTGGAGCATATCCTTCTACGTTGATGGGGGTGATGGCTAAATTCAGGCAAGTAATGTTTGATGCCATAGCGCTTCAGCAACATATAAATTATTATAAACAGAATCCTGAAATGCCGGCGCCTGACCGCAGCAACGTTTTAGAAGCCATGTTTCCATTGGTAAACAACTCGGCTCCCTTGTTTTTTGAAGTGGACTCCAAAGAGCATATCGAGAGATTATTTAAGCTTCAGGATGAGTTTGGGTTTGACGCAGTGATTGTTTCCGGAAAAGAAGCCTATGCCAAAGCGGAGGAGTTGAAACAGCGAAACATTCCGGTATTGGCTGGTATAGACTTTACCGATGCGCCAAAATGGTATGAAGAAGAGAAGAAAGAAGAAGATCCGGATGAAAAAGAGGAAGAAGTTTCTGAAGAAGAGGAAGAAGAAATTTCTGAAGAAGAACAAGCTTATCGTGAGAAGCGATTGGAAGCCTGGAAAGCGGAAGTCACAAATATCAAAAAACTGATGGATGCCGGTGTTTCTGTAGGCTATGCTTCGGCTGGTCTTGAACTCAAAGATCTCTCCAAAAAACTCAAAATCCTGTTGGATGAAGGAGGGCTTTCCGAGAATGATGTGGTTTCCCTGATGACCATAAATACATCAAATATTCTTGGTTTGAATCGTACTCATGGAAGTCTTGAAAGAGGTAAGAATGCCAGTTTCTCGGTATTTGATAAAGCCATGTCGGAAGATAAAGCAAAAGTGCTGCACAGCATTTCGAACGGTATTATTCACGAATTTAATGGGAATTAA
- a CDS encoding amidohydrolase family protein, protein MKKLITLCMIAAFAITAQAQDKGSVLIQNATVITVTNGDLEETDVLIRDGIIREIGKDLSAPRGVETVDATGKFVMPGIIDAHSHLNGVDINEARNPVTAEVTMEESVDPNEVGIYHALAGGATTIHLMHGSANVIGGQGETLKLRYGASQEGMKFEGAKRTIKFALGENPTRVHGQGNGVQPRTRMGVEQVVRGHFDEALDYKRKREAYLEAKAQYDRRGRGTPPVPVAENLRYEVLNDIIEGEIFVHCHSYRADEILMLMRVFNDYGIENYTFQHANEAFKVANELAKNGAMTSVFSDWWAYKFEVYYSTAYNASILNANGVVNSINSDNDQLLRTLNHEAAKVVRYGDTSVNDAIKMITLHPAIQLGIDDRVGSIEEGKHGDVVVWDGHPLSIYSKAEMTFVDGTKYFDLANDPDDMRIQINPGADFDDGSNFRKIVDNRDEDACIQDTFILLQNQAQTHVHN, encoded by the coding sequence ATGAAGAAACTGATAACACTATGTATGATCGCAGCCTTTGCAATTACTGCACAAGCGCAGGATAAAGGCTCGGTTCTTATTCAAAACGCAACGGTAATCACTGTTACCAACGGTGATTTGGAAGAAACGGATGTACTCATCCGGGATGGGATTATTCGAGAGATCGGAAAAGATCTCAGTGCCCCACGTGGAGTTGAGACCGTAGATGCCACCGGTAAATTTGTAATGCCCGGTATCATTGATGCTCACTCTCACTTAAACGGAGTAGATATCAATGAAGCTCGAAACCCGGTTACGGCCGAGGTTACCATGGAAGAATCTGTAGATCCCAATGAAGTGGGTATCTATCACGCACTGGCCGGTGGAGCAACCACCATTCATCTGATGCACGGTTCGGCCAACGTAATTGGTGGTCAGGGAGAAACCCTGAAACTTAGATACGGAGCCTCTCAGGAAGGAATGAAATTTGAAGGAGCCAAGCGTACCATCAAGTTTGCTTTGGGTGAGAATCCTACCCGTGTACACGGACAAGGAAACGGCGTACAGCCCCGAACCCGAATGGGTGTTGAGCAGGTTGTTCGCGGTCACTTTGACGAAGCTCTCGATTACAAGCGTAAAAGAGAGGCTTATTTAGAGGCCAAAGCCCAATATGATCGCCGCGGTCGTGGCACTCCTCCGGTTCCTGTTGCTGAAAACCTGAGATATGAAGTGCTGAATGATATCATTGAAGGTGAGATTTTTGTTCACTGTCATTCCTATCGTGCCGATGAGATCCTGATGCTGATGCGGGTTTTCAATGATTATGGAATTGAAAACTATACCTTCCAGCATGCCAATGAAGCCTTCAAGGTAGCGAATGAATTGGCAAAGAATGGAGCTATGACCTCCGTATTCTCCGACTGGTGGGCCTATAAGTTTGAGGTGTACTACTCAACAGCTTACAATGCTTCTATCCTGAATGCGAATGGGGTAGTGAACAGTATAAATAGTGACAATGATCAACTACTGAGAACGCTGAATCATGAAGCGGCTAAAGTTGTACGATACGGTGACACTTCAGTGAATGACGCCATCAAGATGATCACCCTGCACCCGGCTATTCAGTTGGGAATTGATGATCGTGTGGGAAGTATTGAAGAAGGCAAACACGGTGATGTGGTAGTTTGGGACGGACATCCGCTCAGTATTTACAGCAAAGCTGAAATGACCTTCGTAGATGGAACCAAATACTTTGATTTGGCGAATGATCCTGATGATATGAGGATCCAGATCAACCCCGGTGCCGATTTCGATGACGGTTCCAACTTCCGAAAGATCGTGGATAACAGAGATGAAGATGCCTGTATTCAGGACACATTCATTCTTTTACAGAATCAGGCTCAAACACACGTACATAACTAA
- a CDS encoding amidohydrolase family protein has product MKKLNIFAVIVALLFGLTATAEAQITDKPEFGKFAITGATIHTVTNGTIEGGIILIDGEDIAFVGQNVKITNEYTRIDATGKHVYPGFIDGWSGLGLVEVSAVAVTVDNAELGQFNPHMYAFTAFNPHSASVPVTRVSGVTTVLSHPSSGSISGKAAVMDLWGYSPDSMAVKKSGALVMNLPSSSGGGWWDDRSEEEIKKEYEKDLKEINDFLDKARFYDRMMKAYEADPSGKTKPDHDPRMEAMREVLSGEVPVVISVNDEKEILDALEWIKNHDEMRFIFEGVNEGWRVAEEIAEAGIPVLTTTLYTPSRDYDNYQRPYQNPGLMAEAGVKVAIVSDDTENSRNTPFEAGYAAAYGMDVEEALKAVTINPAEIFGVDDRLGSLEEGKQANLFISDGDPFEPMTKIEQVFIKGNKIPMDSRHIQLYQEFLDRDAVNVNK; this is encoded by the coding sequence ATGAAGAAACTCAATATATTTGCTGTAATTGTTGCTCTGCTGTTTGGTTTAACGGCCACAGCGGAAGCTCAGATAACCGATAAACCTGAATTTGGCAAGTTTGCCATAACAGGAGCCACTATTCATACCGTAACAAACGGAACGATTGAAGGCGGTATAATTTTGATTGACGGAGAAGATATTGCGTTTGTTGGTCAAAATGTAAAAATCACAAATGAATACACCCGTATTGATGCTACCGGTAAACACGTATACCCGGGTTTTATTGACGGCTGGTCCGGTTTGGGACTGGTCGAAGTCTCAGCCGTTGCCGTTACAGTTGATAATGCTGAATTGGGTCAGTTCAATCCACATATGTATGCCTTTACAGCGTTTAATCCACACAGTGCTTCGGTACCTGTGACTCGTGTAAGCGGTGTTACAACCGTTCTTTCGCATCCTAGTTCTGGAAGTATTTCCGGAAAGGCAGCCGTAATGGATCTTTGGGGGTATTCTCCGGATTCAATGGCGGTCAAGAAAAGTGGTGCCTTGGTTATGAATCTTCCCTCATCTTCAGGAGGTGGATGGTGGGATGACCGCAGCGAGGAAGAAATCAAAAAGGAATACGAGAAGGACCTGAAGGAAATAAACGACTTTTTGGATAAAGCTCGTTTTTATGATCGTATGATGAAAGCATATGAAGCAGATCCTTCCGGAAAAACCAAGCCGGATCATGATCCAAGAATGGAAGCTATGAGAGAGGTTCTTTCCGGAGAAGTCCCGGTTGTAATCTCAGTAAATGATGAGAAAGAAATTCTGGATGCCCTTGAATGGATTAAAAACCATGATGAGATGCGGTTTATCTTTGAAGGGGTAAACGAAGGTTGGCGTGTAGCCGAAGAAATTGCTGAAGCCGGTATTCCGGTTTTAACAACCACTCTTTATACTCCTTCCCGGGATTATGATAATTATCAGCGTCCTTACCAAAATCCGGGCTTAATGGCGGAAGCCGGAGTAAAAGTGGCTATTGTTTCAGATGATACCGAAAACTCTCGCAACACTCCGTTTGAGGCAGGGTATGCTGCTGCTTATGGCATGGATGTTGAAGAAGCCTTAAAAGCTGTAACTATCAACCCTGCTGAAATTTTTGGGGTTGATGACCGGCTGGGCTCACTGGAAGAGGGTAAACAAGCCAACTTGTTTATTTCGGATGGTGACCCTTTTGAACCTATGACAAAGATTGAGCAGGTATTTATCAAAGGAAATAAAATTCCAATGGATAGTCGTCATATTCAGCTCTACCAAGAATTCCTGGATAGAGATGCAGTAAATGTAAATAAATGA
- a CDS encoding FAD-dependent oxidoreductase yields MKIAIIGAGISGLTAGRALANAGHEVVVFEKSSGYGGRLSTRYAGDDNKQKLDHGVTFFTAESPEFKQLVSELSSKGILSTWEGKFAHRDKDGKVDFREPETPYYIAKDGMNTIGKFLGRNLDIRLNEKVGGLTHIGENRRKKKSWMLNFPTALTESADAVIISAPARQAYALLNTTIDEIETLKMVREIDEVEYESQFTFLTGFKEKDGDMPEWNALECEDDIIEWISNESTKRDSEIKNLVVHTTSEFAKKHLYSDREKVEELILDRLTSILGGWVALSDWRQLHFWRYSRAINPLPHDFMEIKGNDTPLALVGGYMNGNTVESAYLSGLKLGKHWVEQLSDKTK; encoded by the coding sequence ATGAAAATTGCGATAATAGGAGCAGGAATTTCCGGTTTGACCGCCGGAAGAGCATTGGCTAATGCAGGACACGAAGTAGTAGTGTTTGAAAAGAGCAGCGGATATGGCGGCCGCCTTTCAACCCGCTATGCAGGAGATGATAACAAACAGAAATTGGATCATGGGGTGACTTTTTTTACAGCAGAGTCTCCTGAATTTAAACAGTTAGTTAGTGAATTATCGTCCAAGGGAATATTATCAACTTGGGAGGGGAAATTTGCCCATAGAGATAAAGATGGAAAAGTAGATTTTCGTGAACCTGAAACTCCCTACTACATCGCAAAAGATGGAATGAATACGATTGGAAAATTCTTAGGCCGCAATCTTGATATAAGGTTGAATGAGAAAGTAGGAGGATTGACTCATATTGGAGAGAATCGGCGCAAGAAAAAGAGCTGGATGCTTAACTTTCCTACTGCTTTAACCGAAAGCGCGGATGCGGTTATTATATCAGCTCCGGCACGTCAAGCTTATGCATTACTAAACACTACCATTGATGAAATTGAGACATTAAAAATGGTTCGTGAAATTGACGAGGTAGAATACGAGTCCCAATTCACCTTTCTGACCGGTTTCAAAGAAAAAGACGGAGACATGCCGGAGTGGAATGCTTTGGAATGTGAAGATGATATTATTGAGTGGATCTCTAATGAGTCAACCAAACGGGACAGTGAAATTAAGAATCTTGTAGTGCATACTACTTCTGAATTTGCCAAAAAACATCTCTATTCTGATCGAGAGAAGGTGGAAGAGCTGATCCTGGACAGGTTAACTTCTATTTTAGGAGGATGGGTTGCTTTATCAGACTGGAGGCAACTACATTTTTGGAGATATAGCCGTGCCATCAACCCACTTCCTCATGATTTTATGGAAATAAAAGGAAACGACACACCGCTTGCTTTGGTTGGAGGATATATGAATGGTAATACCGTTGAATCGGCATACCTGTCAGGATTGAAACTTGGAAAACACTGGGTGGAACAACTCTCTGATAAAACGAAATAA
- a CDS encoding acyclic terpene utilization AtuA family protein, with the protein MKDFIRIASGQGFWGDLPNAPVNQAKKGPIDYLVMDYLAEVTMSIMQKQRMRNPDWGYARDFVNVVEQVLPEIKNDGIKVISNAGGVNPMACKDEILKVAKEKGYSGLKVAVVDGDDILHQIDELIADGHELKNMDDGRPISTIKDQLLSANVYFGCQPIVEALAKDADVIITGRVTDTGLTLAPMIHEFGWEYDDFDKMAVGTIAGHILECGAQSSGGNFTDWEKVEDFADIGFPIVQAYPDGEFFVTKHEGTGGLVSAMTVKEQLLYEIGNPAEYITPDVIADFTSIQVEETEKNIVKVSGIKGHSDTPTYKVSASYNDGYKLAATLVYSWPDALKKAVKGAEILEKRAELLDLNFDEFHKEYIGYNGNSEKPVTEEALNTEYDEIQMRVSVSGKNKSDLNRFGMEIAPLILTGPSGVTGFAGGRPKASDVVAYWPALLDKKAVSPRVTLFEIK; encoded by the coding sequence ATGAAAGATTTTATCCGCATTGCATCGGGACAAGGTTTCTGGGGTGATCTCCCTAATGCCCCCGTAAACCAAGCTAAAAAAGGGCCTATTGATTATTTGGTAATGGATTACCTTGCCGAGGTTACAATGTCCATTATGCAAAAACAACGAATGCGAAATCCGGATTGGGGATATGCCAGGGATTTTGTGAATGTTGTGGAACAGGTGCTGCCGGAAATTAAAAACGACGGCATCAAGGTAATCAGCAATGCAGGCGGGGTAAATCCTATGGCTTGCAAAGATGAAATCCTGAAAGTAGCAAAAGAAAAAGGTTACTCCGGTTTAAAAGTTGCGGTTGTGGATGGGGATGATATCCTTCATCAAATAGATGAATTGATAGCGGATGGACACGAATTGAAGAATATGGATGATGGCCGTCCCATCTCTACAATAAAGGATCAATTATTGAGTGCCAATGTATATTTTGGGTGTCAGCCTATCGTTGAAGCTCTTGCGAAAGATGCAGATGTAATCATTACTGGCCGTGTTACCGATACCGGCCTGACTTTGGCTCCTATGATCCATGAATTTGGCTGGGAATATGACGATTTTGATAAAATGGCTGTTGGTACTATCGCAGGGCATATATTAGAATGCGGTGCCCAATCATCAGGTGGAAATTTTACGGACTGGGAAAAAGTAGAAGATTTTGCGGATATCGGCTTCCCCATTGTTCAGGCTTATCCTGACGGTGAGTTTTTTGTAACAAAACATGAGGGAACCGGCGGTCTTGTAAGTGCCATGACGGTGAAGGAGCAATTACTTTATGAAATTGGAAATCCGGCTGAATATATTACACCGGATGTAATAGCTGATTTTACCTCTATTCAAGTGGAAGAAACAGAAAAAAACATAGTAAAAGTATCAGGAATTAAAGGGCACTCGGATACTCCTACATACAAAGTCTCTGCCAGTTATAATGATGGCTACAAACTAGCCGCAACATTGGTTTACAGCTGGCCGGATGCTTTAAAAAAAGCCGTGAAAGGTGCAGAAATTTTAGAAAAACGAGCAGAATTACTTGATCTGAACTTCGATGAATTCCATAAAGAGTACATTGGATATAATGGAAATTCTGAAAAGCCGGTAACTGAAGAAGCCCTGAATACGGAGTATGATGAGATTCAGATGAGGGTTTCAGTATCAGGAAAAAACAAAAGTGATTTAAATCGCTTCGGGATGGAAATCGCTCCACTTATCTTGACAGGTCCAAGTGGAGTAACGGGCTTTGCCGGAGGCCGCCCCAAGGCAAGTGATGTGGTGGCTTATTGGCCAGCCTTATTGGATAAGAAAGCAGTATCACCAAGAGTTACTTTATTCGAAATTAAATAA